One region of Cygnus atratus isolate AKBS03 ecotype Queensland, Australia chromosome 25, CAtr_DNAZoo_HiC_assembly, whole genome shotgun sequence genomic DNA includes:
- the STRADA gene encoding STE20-related kinase adapter protein alpha isoform X1: MSFLVSKPERLRRWVSEKFIVEGLREFELFGEQPPGDSRRKTNEASSESIASSPKRDTMSNFLPDSSCYELLTIIGRGFEDLMVVNLARYKPSGEYVTVRRVNLEACTNEMVTFLQGELHVSKLFNHPNIVPYKATFIADNELWVVTSFMAYGSAKDLICTHFMDGMSELAIAYILQGVLKALDYIHHMGYVHRSVKASHILISVDGKVYLSGLRSNLSMINHGQRLKVVHDFPKYSIKVLPWLSPEVLQQNLQGYDAKSDIYSIGITACELANGHVPFKDMPSTQMLLEKLNGTVPCLLDTTTIPADELTMKTSRSSANYGLGESMAISNVRAANGESALHPYLRTFSACFHNFVGQCLQRNPDFRPSAGALLNHPFFKQIKRRASEALPELLRPVTPITNFEGTRPQDPSGIFGLVSNLEQLDVDDWEF, encoded by the exons ATGTCTTTCCTTGTAAGTAAACCCGAGCGCCTGAGG cgGTGGGTGTCGGAAAAGTTCATTGTTGAGGGCTTAAGAGAGTTTGAACTGTTTGGAG AGCAGCCTCCGGGTGACTCTCGGAGAAAA acAAATGAGGCGAGCTCCGAGTCGATAGCTTCTTCCCCTAAAAGGGACACCATGAGCAACTTCCTACCAGACAGCAGCTGCTACGAGTTGCTCACTATCATAG gcAGAGGCTTTGAAGACTTGATGGTTGTGAACCTGGCCAGGTATAAACCCTCAGGGGAGTATGTCACTGTCAGAAGAGTTAACTTGGAAGCCTGCACCAATGAAATGGTCACGTTCTTGCAG gggGAACTTCATGTTTCCAAGCTGTTCAACCACCCTAACATTGTGCCATACAAAGCAACTTTCATAGCAGACAATGAGCTGTGGGTGGTGACATCTTTCATGGCCTATG gttCTGCAAAAGATTTAATCTGTACCCATTTTATGGATGGGATGAGTGAATTGGCGATTGCATATATCCTCCAAGGAGTACTAAAAGCACTTGACTACATCCACCATATGGGCTATGTACAtag gAGTGTGAAAGCCAGCCATATCCTGATTTCCGTAGATGGGAAGGTGTACCTCTCTGGCCTGCGAAGTAATCTGAGTATGATTAACCACGGGCAGCGACTCAAAGTTGTTCATGACTTCCCCAAATACAGCATCAAAGTCCTACCTTGGCTCAGTCCTGAAGTCTTGCAGCAG aatCTCCAGGGTTACGATGCAAAGTCTGACATTTACAGCATAGGGATAACAGCCTGCGAGCTGGCAAACGGACACGTACCATTTAAAGACATGCCTTCCACTCAG ATGCTCTTGGAAAAGTTGAACGGAACTGTTCCCTGCCTGCTAGACACCACCACTATTCCTGCTGACGAGCTGACCATGAAAACCTCGCGTTCAAGTGCTAACTATGGGCTGGGCGAGAGCATGGCCATTAGCAACGTGAGAGCAGCCAACGGCGAGTCAGCCCTGCACCCTTACCTGCGGACCTTCTCCGCCTGCTTCCACAACTTTGTAGGGCAGTGCCTGCAGCGGAACCCGGACTTCAG GCCCAGCGCAGGCGCTCTCCTTAATCATCCCTTTTTCAAACAG ATCAAGCGCCGTGCTTCTGAAGCACTCCCTGAACTTCTGCGCCCCGTCACCCCAATCACCAATTTTGAAGGAACACGGCCCCAGGATCCCAGTGGCATTTTTGGGCTGGTGTCAAACCTGGAGCAGCTAGACGTGGATGACTGGGAGTTCTAG
- the STRADA gene encoding STE20-related kinase adapter protein alpha isoform X2: protein MSFLRWVSEKFIVEGLREFELFGEQPPGDSRRKTNEASSESIASSPKRDTMSNFLPDSSCYELLTIIGRGFEDLMVVNLARYKPSGEYVTVRRVNLEACTNEMVTFLQGELHVSKLFNHPNIVPYKATFIADNELWVVTSFMAYGSAKDLICTHFMDGMSELAIAYILQGVLKALDYIHHMGYVHRSVKASHILISVDGKVYLSGLRSNLSMINHGQRLKVVHDFPKYSIKVLPWLSPEVLQQNLQGYDAKSDIYSIGITACELANGHVPFKDMPSTQMLLEKLNGTVPCLLDTTTIPADELTMKTSRSSANYGLGESMAISNVRAANGESALHPYLRTFSACFHNFVGQCLQRNPDFRPSAGALLNHPFFKQIKRRASEALPELLRPVTPITNFEGTRPQDPSGIFGLVSNLEQLDVDDWEF from the exons ATGTCTTTCCTT cgGTGGGTGTCGGAAAAGTTCATTGTTGAGGGCTTAAGAGAGTTTGAACTGTTTGGAG AGCAGCCTCCGGGTGACTCTCGGAGAAAA acAAATGAGGCGAGCTCCGAGTCGATAGCTTCTTCCCCTAAAAGGGACACCATGAGCAACTTCCTACCAGACAGCAGCTGCTACGAGTTGCTCACTATCATAG gcAGAGGCTTTGAAGACTTGATGGTTGTGAACCTGGCCAGGTATAAACCCTCAGGGGAGTATGTCACTGTCAGAAGAGTTAACTTGGAAGCCTGCACCAATGAAATGGTCACGTTCTTGCAG gggGAACTTCATGTTTCCAAGCTGTTCAACCACCCTAACATTGTGCCATACAAAGCAACTTTCATAGCAGACAATGAGCTGTGGGTGGTGACATCTTTCATGGCCTATG gttCTGCAAAAGATTTAATCTGTACCCATTTTATGGATGGGATGAGTGAATTGGCGATTGCATATATCCTCCAAGGAGTACTAAAAGCACTTGACTACATCCACCATATGGGCTATGTACAtag gAGTGTGAAAGCCAGCCATATCCTGATTTCCGTAGATGGGAAGGTGTACCTCTCTGGCCTGCGAAGTAATCTGAGTATGATTAACCACGGGCAGCGACTCAAAGTTGTTCATGACTTCCCCAAATACAGCATCAAAGTCCTACCTTGGCTCAGTCCTGAAGTCTTGCAGCAG aatCTCCAGGGTTACGATGCAAAGTCTGACATTTACAGCATAGGGATAACAGCCTGCGAGCTGGCAAACGGACACGTACCATTTAAAGACATGCCTTCCACTCAG ATGCTCTTGGAAAAGTTGAACGGAACTGTTCCCTGCCTGCTAGACACCACCACTATTCCTGCTGACGAGCTGACCATGAAAACCTCGCGTTCAAGTGCTAACTATGGGCTGGGCGAGAGCATGGCCATTAGCAACGTGAGAGCAGCCAACGGCGAGTCAGCCCTGCACCCTTACCTGCGGACCTTCTCCGCCTGCTTCCACAACTTTGTAGGGCAGTGCCTGCAGCGGAACCCGGACTTCAG GCCCAGCGCAGGCGCTCTCCTTAATCATCCCTTTTTCAAACAG ATCAAGCGCCGTGCTTCTGAAGCACTCCCTGAACTTCTGCGCCCCGTCACCCCAATCACCAATTTTGAAGGAACACGGCCCCAGGATCCCAGTGGCATTTTTGGGCTGGTGTCAAACCTGGAGCAGCTAGACGTGGATGACTGGGAGTTCTAG
- the STRADA gene encoding STE20-related kinase adapter protein alpha isoform X3 → MSNFLPDSSCYELLTIIGRGFEDLMVVNLARYKPSGEYVTVRRVNLEACTNEMVTFLQGELHVSKLFNHPNIVPYKATFIADNELWVVTSFMAYGSAKDLICTHFMDGMSELAIAYILQGVLKALDYIHHMGYVHRSVKASHILISVDGKVYLSGLRSNLSMINHGQRLKVVHDFPKYSIKVLPWLSPEVLQQNLQGYDAKSDIYSIGITACELANGHVPFKDMPSTQMLLEKLNGTVPCLLDTTTIPADELTMKTSRSSANYGLGESMAISNVRAANGESALHPYLRTFSACFHNFVGQCLQRNPDFRPSAGALLNHPFFKQIKRRASEALPELLRPVTPITNFEGTRPQDPSGIFGLVSNLEQLDVDDWEF, encoded by the exons ATGAGCAACTTCCTACCAGACAGCAGCTGCTACGAGTTGCTCACTATCATAG gcAGAGGCTTTGAAGACTTGATGGTTGTGAACCTGGCCAGGTATAAACCCTCAGGGGAGTATGTCACTGTCAGAAGAGTTAACTTGGAAGCCTGCACCAATGAAATGGTCACGTTCTTGCAG gggGAACTTCATGTTTCCAAGCTGTTCAACCACCCTAACATTGTGCCATACAAAGCAACTTTCATAGCAGACAATGAGCTGTGGGTGGTGACATCTTTCATGGCCTATG gttCTGCAAAAGATTTAATCTGTACCCATTTTATGGATGGGATGAGTGAATTGGCGATTGCATATATCCTCCAAGGAGTACTAAAAGCACTTGACTACATCCACCATATGGGCTATGTACAtag gAGTGTGAAAGCCAGCCATATCCTGATTTCCGTAGATGGGAAGGTGTACCTCTCTGGCCTGCGAAGTAATCTGAGTATGATTAACCACGGGCAGCGACTCAAAGTTGTTCATGACTTCCCCAAATACAGCATCAAAGTCCTACCTTGGCTCAGTCCTGAAGTCTTGCAGCAG aatCTCCAGGGTTACGATGCAAAGTCTGACATTTACAGCATAGGGATAACAGCCTGCGAGCTGGCAAACGGACACGTACCATTTAAAGACATGCCTTCCACTCAG ATGCTCTTGGAAAAGTTGAACGGAACTGTTCCCTGCCTGCTAGACACCACCACTATTCCTGCTGACGAGCTGACCATGAAAACCTCGCGTTCAAGTGCTAACTATGGGCTGGGCGAGAGCATGGCCATTAGCAACGTGAGAGCAGCCAACGGCGAGTCAGCCCTGCACCCTTACCTGCGGACCTTCTCCGCCTGCTTCCACAACTTTGTAGGGCAGTGCCTGCAGCGGAACCCGGACTTCAG GCCCAGCGCAGGCGCTCTCCTTAATCATCCCTTTTTCAAACAG ATCAAGCGCCGTGCTTCTGAAGCACTCCCTGAACTTCTGCGCCCCGTCACCCCAATCACCAATTTTGAAGGAACACGGCCCCAGGATCCCAGTGGCATTTTTGGGCTGGTGTCAAACCTGGAGCAGCTAGACGTGGATGACTGGGAGTTCTAG
- the LOC118258881 gene encoding E3 ubiquitin-protein ligase RNF113A-like — protein MADGAPVCGFVFKKRGPAAGRGRRKRPSSDQEGESSGEEGSTVVRKERRRETPNPMIQKTRRCAKERPAYAASSSEDEDPSKEIGVTYKSTRSAKPVGPEDMGATAVYELDTEKEKDAQAIFERSQKIQEELRGKEDDKIYRGINNYQKYVKPKDTSMGNASSGMVRKGPIRAPEHLRATVRWDYQPDICKDYKETGFCGFGDSCKFLHDRSDYKHGWQIERELDEGRYGVNDEENYEVSSDEEDMPFKCFICRSSFKNPVVTKCRHYFCESCALQHYRKSQRCYVCDKQTNGVFNPAKELMAKLEKHKAEEEEESEHSDHGEDPH, from the exons ATGGCGGACGGGGCCCCGGTGTGCGGCTTCGTCTTCAAGaagcggggcccggcggcgggccgggggcggcgcaAGCGGCCCAGCAGCGACCAGGAAGGGG AGAGCAGCGGCGAGGAGGGCAGCACGGTGGTGCGCAAGGAGAGGCGGCGGGAGACCCCCAACCCCATGATCCAGAAG ACCAGGCGGTGCGCGAAGGAGAGGCCTGCGTACGCAGCGAGCAGCAGCGAGGACGAGGATCCCTCAAAGGAGATCGGCGTCACGTACAAATCCACCAGGTCCGCG aaaccCGTTGGCCCAGAAGACATGGGGGCCACAGCAGTGTATGAGCTGGACACggagaaggagaaagatgcCCAGGCCATCTTTGAGCGCAGCCAGAAGATCCAGGAG gaactgagaggaaaggaagatgaTAAAATCTACCGTGGTATTAACAACTATCAGAAGTATGTGAAGCCCAAGGACACGTCCATGGGAAATGCCTCTTCAGGAATGGTCAG AAAAGGACCCATCCGTGCTCCAGAGCACTTGCGGGCCACGGTGCGATGGGACTACCAGCCTGACATCTGTAAGGATTACAAAGAAACGGGGTTCTGCGGCTTCGGAG ACAGCTGCAAATTCCTCCACGACCGCTCGGACTACAAACACGGCTGGCAGATTGAACGGGAGCTGGATGAAGGCCGCTACGGAGTCAATG ACGAAGAAAACTACGAGGTGAGCAGCGACGAGGAGGACATGCCTTTCAAATGCTTCATCTGCAGAAGTTCCTTCAAGAACCCCGTGGTCACCAA GTGTAGGCATTACTTCTGTGAGAGCTGTGCCCTCCAGCACTATCGGAAATCCCAGCGCTGTTACGTGTGTGACAAGCAAACCAACGGCGTCTTCAACCCAGCAAAAG agcTCATGGCAAAATTGGAAAAACACaaggcggaggaggaggaggaatcaGAGCATTCAGACCACGGAGAGGATCCACACTAG